In Vicinamibacterales bacterium, the following proteins share a genomic window:
- the nusA gene encoding transcription termination factor NusA — protein sequence MQNPLLQQIDAIAKEKGVEPDIIITAVQDALEAAARKKYKGEELKARFNSETGDFDLFTVKKIVAEVTDPATQFSLHDAQQMYGDEAEVDMEVEFPRDKGELGRIAAQTAKQVIFQKVREAERENVYAEYSNRVGEVVSGVVKRFENGDIIMELGRIEAQLPRKEQSRAENYAVGDRVRAVIRGVNRSAKGPQIVLSRTDPALLIKLFEQEVPEIYDGTVMIRGAVREAGDRAKVAVYSRERDVDPVGACVGMKGTRVQSIIRELRGEKIDIVEWSEDPVLFVTNAISPAKVQRVSIVDDAEKVMEVVVEDKQLSLAIGKKGQNVRLAAKLTGWKIDIKSEEEKRREVEAQFGALEAKAEAESGQPALDADAGSDAPEATSDAPEAGSGELDASGGQPEADSEQQ from the coding sequence CGGCGGCGCGGAAGAAGTACAAGGGCGAGGAGCTCAAGGCCCGCTTCAACAGCGAGACCGGTGATTTCGATCTCTTCACCGTCAAGAAGATCGTCGCCGAGGTCACCGACCCGGCGACGCAGTTCTCCCTGCACGACGCGCAGCAGATGTACGGCGACGAGGCCGAGGTCGACATGGAAGTCGAGTTCCCGCGCGACAAGGGGGAGCTCGGACGGATCGCCGCGCAGACGGCCAAGCAGGTCATCTTCCAGAAGGTCCGCGAAGCGGAGCGTGAGAACGTCTACGCCGAATACAGCAACCGCGTTGGCGAAGTGGTGAGCGGCGTCGTCAAACGGTTCGAGAACGGCGACATCATCATGGAGCTGGGCCGCATCGAGGCGCAGCTGCCGCGCAAGGAGCAGTCGCGGGCCGAGAACTACGCCGTCGGCGACCGCGTCCGCGCGGTGATTCGCGGCGTGAACCGCAGCGCCAAGGGGCCGCAGATCGTCCTGTCGCGCACCGATCCGGCGCTGCTCATCAAGCTGTTCGAGCAGGAAGTGCCGGAGATCTACGACGGCACCGTCATGATCCGCGGCGCCGTCCGCGAGGCGGGGGATCGCGCCAAGGTCGCCGTCTACTCGCGCGAGCGCGACGTCGATCCGGTCGGCGCCTGCGTCGGCATGAAGGGCACCCGGGTGCAGTCGATCATCCGCGAGCTGCGCGGCGAGAAGATCGACATCGTCGAATGGTCCGAGGACCCGGTGCTCTTCGTCACCAATGCGATCAGCCCGGCCAAGGTGCAGCGCGTCTCGATCGTGGACGACGCCGAGAAGGTGATGGAAGTCGTCGTCGAAGACAAGCAGCTGTCGCTCGCGATCGGCAAGAAGGGGCAGAACGTCCGGCTCGCCGCGAAGCTGACCGGCTGGAAGATCGACATCAAGAGCGAGGAAGAGAAGCGCCGCGAGGTCGAGGCGCAGTTCGGCGCGCTCGAGGCGAAGGCGGAAGCGGAGAGCGGCCAGCCGGCGCTCGACGCGGACGCGGGAAGCGACGCGCCGGAAGCGACCAGCGACGCGCCGGAAGCGGGAAGCGGAGAGCTGGACGCGAGTGGCGGACAGCCGGAAGCGGACAGCGAACAGCAATAG